One region of Haloprofundus salilacus genomic DNA includes:
- a CDS encoding carbohydrate kinase family protein, translating into MTRILVTGETLIDFIPDSSGRLASVESFSRRPGGAPANVAVALSHLDAPISFWTRLGTDPFGDYLAEFLDEQGLSGEYVERDPNGKTTLAFVSLGDDADREFSFYRDVAADARLEPGTVDDAALAEFGWLHADVLSLDTDPSRTAVLDLLERAGEADVTVSFDPNARPERWSEFSYRESVRKGFALADVVKATPEDLHEAGLTGDAAELAREICTYGPHTAVITLGDAGAYAYATPNAPWTDDEEAEATHEGYVVDPVDTTGAGDAFTAGVVAALSEGESLAEALAFANAVAAVTTTEPGAMTALPSRASVAEFRNEQAEL; encoded by the coding sequence ATGACACGGATCCTCGTCACCGGCGAGACGCTCATCGACTTCATCCCCGACTCGTCGGGTCGCCTCGCGTCGGTCGAGTCGTTCTCCCGACGACCCGGCGGCGCGCCAGCGAACGTCGCCGTCGCGCTGTCGCACCTCGACGCGCCCATCTCCTTCTGGACCCGCCTCGGAACCGACCCGTTCGGCGACTACCTCGCCGAGTTCCTCGACGAACAAGGACTCTCCGGTGAGTACGTCGAACGCGACCCGAACGGGAAGACGACGCTCGCGTTCGTCAGTCTCGGCGACGACGCCGACAGGGAGTTCAGCTTCTACCGCGACGTGGCCGCCGACGCCCGACTCGAACCCGGCACCGTCGACGACGCCGCCCTCGCGGAGTTCGGCTGGCTCCACGCCGACGTGCTCTCGCTTGACACCGACCCCTCTCGGACCGCCGTCCTCGACCTGCTCGAACGCGCCGGGGAGGCGGACGTCACCGTCTCGTTCGACCCGAACGCCCGCCCCGAGCGGTGGAGCGAGTTCTCCTACCGCGAGTCGGTGCGGAAGGGGTTCGCACTCGCCGACGTGGTGAAGGCGACGCCCGAAGACCTCCACGAAGCGGGACTCACCGGCGACGCTGCAGAACTGGCGCGCGAGATCTGTACGTACGGTCCACACACGGCGGTCATCACGCTCGGCGACGCGGGGGCGTACGCCTACGCGACGCCCAACGCGCCGTGGACCGACGACGAGGAGGCGGAAGCGACCCACGAGGGCTACGTCGTCGACCCGGTCGACACGACCGGCGCGGGCGACGCGTTCACCGCGGGCGTCGTTGCAGCGTTATCGGAGGGTGAGTCGCTCGCCGAAGCGCTCGCGTTCGCCAACGCCGTCGCTGCGGTGACGACGACCGAACCCGGCGCGATGACGGCACTCCCGAGCAGAGCGTCGGTCGCCGAGTTCAGGAACGAACAAGCCGAACTCTGA
- a CDS encoding MFS transporter, with protein MNLDAVTDRFPSQLVRYLAAVTLCFVAFSVFFGPLPAYLTDAGYATGEIFALFVLSSVGSAVLYVRAGEMAAEHDIHLLQSGALTTRAACFPLVALVGLAVPGTTRLVVAGVLFALVGFTWAVISVTATGLVSRLASESVRGDAFGVYAALAGVGGGVGSALGGALADGIGYVYTFGAAGVLVLIGVAAVLASRRRLTPRL; from the coding sequence GTGAACCTCGACGCCGTCACCGACCGCTTTCCGTCGCAGTTGGTCCGCTACCTCGCGGCGGTGACGCTCTGCTTCGTCGCGTTCTCGGTGTTCTTCGGGCCGCTCCCGGCGTATCTCACCGACGCGGGCTACGCGACCGGTGAGATATTCGCGCTGTTCGTCCTCTCGAGCGTCGGGTCGGCGGTGTTATACGTCCGCGCCGGGGAGATGGCTGCTGAGCACGACATCCACCTCCTGCAGTCGGGGGCGCTGACGACGCGCGCCGCCTGTTTTCCGCTAGTCGCGCTCGTCGGTCTCGCCGTGCCGGGAACGACGCGACTCGTCGTCGCGGGTGTGCTGTTCGCGCTCGTCGGCTTCACGTGGGCGGTCATCTCGGTGACGGCAACCGGCCTCGTCTCGCGCCTCGCGTCCGAATCGGTTCGCGGCGACGCCTTCGGCGTCTACGCGGCGCTCGCGGGCGTCGGTGGCGGGGTCGGGAGCGCGCTCGGCGGTGCGCTCGCCGACGGAATCGGGTACGTCTACACGTTCGGCGCGGCGGGTGTCCTCGTTCTAATCGGCGTCGCGGCCGTTCTCGCTTCGCGGCGACGACTCACGCCTCGGCTCTGA
- a CDS encoding MFS transporter → MISDRWLYGWATGYAAVGAASLLIPLYALELGAGATLVGLMASTAAFSGVPGAILWGKIASETGRKRPFVQVALVATAGVLAILPLASTPWVVLALNAALWFAVSAAAPVLNLIVVEGVPADRWERRFGLLNHYQGYGWLAGLLAGAGWTAVAPRFVDLSPLGAQRAFFLLSALAAATGFVAVRVWYPDRRYRLGSSRRRTTTCRTAEAGAPVGTFARCRSAQVDSTGRCVR, encoded by the coding sequence GTGATTTCTGACCGCTGGCTCTACGGCTGGGCGACGGGATACGCCGCCGTCGGCGCGGCGTCGCTTCTGATTCCCCTCTACGCCCTGGAACTCGGCGCCGGCGCGACGCTCGTCGGCTTGATGGCCTCGACTGCGGCGTTCTCCGGGGTCCCGGGCGCGATTCTCTGGGGCAAAATCGCGAGCGAAACCGGCCGTAAGCGACCGTTCGTCCAGGTCGCACTGGTGGCGACGGCGGGCGTGCTCGCGATTTTGCCGCTCGCCTCGACGCCGTGGGTCGTGCTCGCGCTCAACGCCGCGCTATGGTTCGCGGTGTCGGCGGCCGCACCCGTGTTGAACCTCATCGTCGTCGAGGGCGTCCCCGCCGACAGGTGGGAGCGCCGCTTCGGACTCCTGAACCACTACCAGGGGTATGGCTGGCTCGCCGGCCTGCTCGCGGGTGCCGGGTGGACCGCCGTCGCGCCGCGATTCGTCGACCTCTCACCCCTGGGTGCCCAGCGCGCGTTCTTCCTCCTCAGCGCGCTCGCGGCCGCGACGGGATTTGTCGCCGTCCGGGTCTGGTACCCCGACCGACGATATCGGCTGGGAAGTTCGAGAAGGCGTACCACGACCTGCCGCACCGCCGAGGCTGGGGCGCCGGTCGGTACGTTCGCGCGGTGCCGTTCGGCCCAAGTAGACTCTACTGGTCGCTGCGTTCGGTGA
- a CDS encoding uracil-xanthine permease family protein, with product MTGKRTESDFVEYGIEDKPPLGESLFLGLQHYLTMVGANIAVPLILAAALGIPDSLIPRFVGTFFVVSGIATLAQTTFGNRYPIVQGAPFSMLAPALAVIAVAKTGNPPGADWQVALLQLQGAIIAASLAEIVVGYFGLFGRLRRFVSPVVIAPTIALIGLSLFNVPQITAATNDWWLLGLTLGLIVLFSQYLDSSARIFKLFPVLLGVVTAYVVAAALSVVGVYQAGMPGFVPLGEVLAAPAFMPIHPFQWGMAGGANTVALTVPVVGWSLVFGIPQLTLSFVVGMLAGVAASMVESFGDYHAVARLSGLGAPSEKRINHGIGMEGIMNVFAGVMGAGGSTSYSENIGAIGITGVASRYVVQVGAAMMLVVGFVGYFGQLVATIPGPIVGGLFLAMFGQIVAVGLSNLEYVDLNSSRNVFIVGFALFAGLAIPAYMGNVAAANPDVSGAEAFRQGMQNVALVGPILGTKLVGDVLYVVGSTGMAVGGLIAFVLDNTIEGTRAERGLESWEEAAESDEEFASAYDRFVRSDETATTKAD from the coding sequence ATGACGGGTAAACGAACAGAGTCGGACTTCGTGGAGTACGGTATCGAAGACAAACCACCGCTGGGCGAATCCCTCTTTCTCGGGCTACAGCACTATCTTACGATGGTCGGTGCGAACATCGCCGTGCCGCTGATTCTGGCGGCCGCACTCGGTATCCCAGATTCGCTCATCCCGCGCTTCGTCGGGACGTTCTTCGTCGTCTCCGGCATCGCGACGCTGGCGCAGACGACGTTCGGCAACCGCTATCCCATCGTACAGGGCGCGCCGTTCTCGATGCTCGCGCCCGCGCTGGCGGTCATCGCCGTCGCGAAGACGGGTAATCCGCCCGGCGCGGACTGGCAGGTCGCACTGCTGCAGCTACAGGGGGCCATCATCGCCGCCTCGCTGGCCGAAATCGTCGTCGGCTACTTCGGATTGTTCGGCCGCCTTCGGCGGTTCGTCTCGCCGGTGGTCATCGCGCCGACCATCGCGCTTATCGGTCTCTCGCTGTTCAACGTCCCTCAGATCACCGCCGCGACCAACGACTGGTGGCTGTTGGGGCTGACGCTCGGTCTCATCGTCCTCTTCTCGCAGTATCTCGACAGCTCCGCTCGCATCTTCAAACTCTTTCCCGTTCTCCTGGGCGTCGTCACGGCGTACGTCGTCGCCGCCGCGTTGAGCGTTGTCGGCGTCTATCAGGCCGGAATGCCCGGCTTCGTGCCGCTCGGCGAGGTGCTCGCCGCACCCGCGTTCATGCCGATTCATCCCTTCCAGTGGGGGATGGCCGGCGGCGCGAACACCGTCGCGCTCACCGTCCCCGTCGTCGGATGGTCGCTCGTCTTCGGTATCCCGCAGTTGACGCTCTCGTTCGTCGTCGGGATGCTCGCGGGCGTCGCCGCGTCGATGGTTGAGAGCTTCGGCGACTACCACGCCGTCGCTCGTCTCTCGGGTCTCGGCGCGCCCAGCGAGAAGCGCATCAACCACGGCATCGGGATGGAGGGCATCATGAACGTCTTCGCCGGGGTGATGGGTGCCGGCGGTTCGACCTCCTACTCGGAGAACATCGGCGCTATCGGCATCACGGGCGTCGCCTCGCGCTACGTCGTGCAAGTCGGCGCGGCGATGATGCTCGTCGTCGGCTTCGTCGGCTACTTCGGCCAACTCGTCGCGACGATTCCCGGCCCCATCGTCGGCGGGCTGTTCCTCGCGATGTTCGGCCAGATCGTCGCCGTCGGCCTCTCGAATCTGGAGTACGTCGACCTCAACTCCTCGCGAAACGTCTTCATCGTCGGCTTCGCGCTGTTCGCCGGACTCGCGATTCCGGCGTACATGGGCAACGTCGCTGCTGCGAACCCCGACGTCAGTGGCGCGGAAGCGTTCCGGCAGGGAATGCAGAACGTCGCGCTCGTCGGTCCCATCCTCGGGACGAAACTCGTCGGCGACGTGCTGTACGTCGTCGGCAGCACCGGGATGGCCGTGGGCGGCCTCATCGCGTTCGTCCTCGACAACACTATCGAGGGAACCCGCGCCGAGCGCGGTCTCGAATCGTGGGAGGAGGCCGCCGAGTCCGACGAGGAGTTCGCCTCCGCCTACGACCGGTTCGTCCGAAGCGACGAGACGGCGACGACGAAAGCCGACTGA
- a CDS encoding aldo/keto reductase produces the protein MTLDLPLLGLGTSGNDDIEECATTVAAALDIGYRHVDTAQMYDNEEPVGTGIRQSDVDREDVILATKIHPKNLAPDDVRETARKSLDRLGVDSVDLLYVHWPTHAYDAEATLPVFDELREEGVTDHVGVSNFTPKLLDEAREILDSPIAAHQVECHPLLPQEELRADAREHGYSLVAYTPLGRGKIFDEPELVEVAEKHDASVAQVCLAWSIAQDAIVPIPKSTGEHVAENFAAQELELDEEDLATIDGIDRQKRVIDPDSAPWN, from the coding sequence ATGACGCTCGACTTGCCACTGTTGGGACTTGGCACCTCCGGTAACGACGACATCGAAGAGTGCGCAACGACAGTCGCCGCGGCGCTCGATATCGGCTACCGCCACGTCGACACCGCCCAGATGTACGACAACGAGGAACCGGTCGGGACCGGGATTCGACAGAGCGACGTGGACCGCGAGGACGTGATTCTGGCGACGAAGATTCATCCCAAGAACCTCGCGCCCGACGACGTGCGCGAGACGGCGCGAAAGAGCCTCGACCGACTCGGCGTCGACTCGGTCGACCTGCTCTACGTCCACTGGCCGACGCACGCCTACGACGCGGAGGCGACGCTACCCGTCTTCGACGAACTGCGCGAAGAGGGAGTGACCGACCACGTCGGCGTGAGTAACTTCACCCCCAAACTGCTGGACGAAGCGCGCGAGATTCTCGACTCGCCCATTGCGGCCCACCAAGTTGAGTGTCACCCGCTGCTCCCGCAGGAGGAACTGCGCGCCGACGCCCGCGAGCACGGCTACTCGCTCGTCGCGTACACGCCGCTCGGACGCGGGAAGATATTCGACGAACCAGAACTCGTCGAGGTCGCCGAAAAGCACGACGCGAGCGTCGCGCAAGTCTGCCTCGCGTGGTCGATTGCCCAGGACGCCATCGTCCCGATTCCGAAGTCGACGGGCGAACACGTCGCCGAGAACTTCGCCGCGCAGGAGCTAGAGCTGGACGAGGAGGATCTGGCGACGATAGACGGTATCGACCGGCAGAAGCGTGTTATCGACCCCGATAGCGCGCCGTGGAACTGA
- a CDS encoding mechanosensitive ion channel family protein — MFGALAASLDGLPAWQATALVVGASLLAAFVLEFVVLRFARRLVAGTETRFDNVLVEELRPPLVVTAALAGVYLLTQLPAVTQAVLFTPEDLATFFGRPSLSVILLVWAYALNRVVNRVVEGMNEQGSRFDFAPVFSNVWTLVVLVGTVAAILSLWEISVEPLLGAAGIAGIAVGFAAKDTVANFFGGIALYFDDTYKIGDFVVLDSGEKGTVVKVGVRSTTLLTRDEVLVTVPNSVLNAAKIVNQSAPQHRKRVRVPVGVGYGTDIDEFEALVVDIAQEESLVLDSPKPRMRFRRFGDSALEYELLCWVRSPTQEARATHNLNRAVYKTLGTEGIEIPFPKRDVTVEYAAEAKPKSTSTAAVERVADGGTRETVDPSTGDDRPES; from the coding sequence ATGTTCGGAGCACTCGCCGCGTCGCTTGACGGGTTACCGGCGTGGCAGGCGACGGCGCTCGTCGTCGGCGCGTCGCTTCTCGCCGCGTTCGTTCTGGAGTTCGTCGTGCTTCGGTTCGCTCGCCGACTCGTCGCCGGGACCGAGACGAGGTTCGACAACGTCCTCGTCGAAGAACTCCGCCCGCCGCTCGTCGTCACGGCCGCGCTCGCCGGCGTCTATCTGCTGACGCAGCTCCCGGCGGTCACCCAGGCCGTCCTCTTCACGCCCGAGGACCTCGCGACGTTCTTCGGCAGGCCGTCGCTCTCGGTCATCCTCCTCGTCTGGGCGTACGCCCTGAATCGGGTGGTCAATCGCGTCGTCGAGGGGATGAACGAACAGGGGTCACGCTTCGACTTCGCCCCCGTCTTCTCGAACGTCTGGACGCTCGTCGTCCTCGTCGGCACCGTCGCGGCGATTCTGTCGCTGTGGGAAATAAGCGTCGAACCGCTGCTCGGCGCGGCGGGTATCGCGGGTATCGCCGTCGGCTTCGCGGCCAAAGATACGGTCGCGAACTTCTTCGGCGGCATCGCGCTCTACTTCGACGACACGTACAAAATCGGCGACTTCGTTGTCCTCGACAGCGGCGAGAAGGGGACGGTGGTGAAAGTCGGCGTCCGATCGACGACGCTTCTGACCCGCGACGAGGTACTCGTCACGGTGCCGAACTCGGTGTTGAACGCCGCGAAAATCGTCAACCAGTCTGCGCCGCAGCACCGAAAACGCGTCCGCGTCCCCGTCGGCGTCGGCTACGGAACCGACATCGACGAGTTCGAGGCGCTCGTCGTCGACATCGCCCAGGAGGAGTCGCTGGTGTTAGATTCGCCGAAACCGCGGATGCGCTTTCGCCGGTTCGGCGACTCCGCGCTGGAGTACGAACTGCTCTGCTGGGTTCGAAGTCCGACGCAGGAGGCGCGGGCGACGCATAATCTCAACCGCGCAGTGTATAAGACGCTCGGCACCGAAGGGATAGAAATCCCGTTCCCGAAGCGAGACGTGACGGTCGAGTACGCCGCGGAAGCGAAGCCGAAGTCGACTTCAACGGCCGCTGTCGAGCGCGTCGCCGACGGTGGGACCAGGGAGACAGTCGACCCGTCGACAGGCGACGACCGCCCGGAGAGTTAA
- a CDS encoding metal-dependent hydrolase: MLRTGHYGVSLLVFAPIGYALVGAGVTAPAFVLGATMLWLSMLPDVDHRLPGIAHRGPTHTLLFAALVGSLFWGVAAVVTDSFGSVAVSLGDASVGLAVFAFAVGFLTVVGHLVGDALTPMGVNFLWPLSGKGYSLSLTTADSSGWNYGLFVLGVFVTAAWVSTVLGLV; this comes from the coding sequence ATGCTCCGTACGGGCCACTACGGCGTCTCGCTGCTCGTCTTCGCGCCCATCGGCTACGCGCTCGTCGGCGCGGGGGTGACGGCCCCCGCGTTCGTCCTCGGCGCGACGATGCTCTGGCTCTCGATGCTCCCCGACGTGGACCACAGACTCCCGGGCATCGCCCACCGCGGACCAACGCACACGCTGCTGTTCGCGGCGCTCGTCGGCAGCCTGTTCTGGGGCGTCGCCGCGGTAGTGACGGATTCGTTCGGTTCCGTCGCCGTCTCGCTCGGCGACGCGAGCGTCGGCCTCGCCGTTTTTGCATTCGCCGTCGGCTTTCTGACCGTCGTCGGCCACCTCGTCGGCGACGCGCTCACGCCGATGGGTGTCAACTTCCTCTGGCCGTTGTCGGGGAAGGGATACTCGCTGTCGCTGACGACGGCTGATAGCTCGGGTTGGAACTACGGCCTGTTCGTCCTCGGCGTGTTCGTCACCGCGGCCTGGGTCAGCACCGTGCTGGGACTGGTCTGA
- a CDS encoding peroxidase-related enzyme (This protein belongs to a clade of uncharacterized proteins related to peroxidases such as the alkylhydroperoxidase AhpD.), which yields MSDDSTPTLEDDAMRRFPVPDFEELPEDLRERISAESERAGFTPNVFSAFAYKPSHFRAFFEYHDALVDDTALEREEVEMIIVAVSGVNHCYYCNVAHGALVRIYAKDPLLADQLVANYRTADVSEKRMAMLDVAVKLTERPAEVDEVDFEKLREVGYTEEAIWDIGAVTSMFNLSNRMAMFADMRPNDDFHSLGRQPREE from the coding sequence ATGAGCGACGATTCGACACCCACGCTCGAGGACGACGCGATGCGCCGATTTCCGGTTCCCGACTTCGAGGAGTTGCCCGAGGACCTCCGCGAGCGAATCTCGGCGGAGTCCGAACGCGCGGGCTTCACTCCGAACGTGTTCTCCGCCTTCGCATACAAACCCTCGCACTTCAGAGCCTTCTTCGAGTACCACGACGCGCTCGTCGACGACACGGCGCTAGAGCGCGAGGAAGTCGAGATGATCATCGTCGCCGTCTCCGGCGTCAACCACTGCTACTACTGCAACGTCGCCCACGGCGCGCTCGTTCGAATCTACGCGAAGGATCCGCTGCTGGCGGACCAACTCGTCGCCAACTACCGCACGGCGGACGTGAGCGAGAAACGGATGGCGATGCTCGACGTGGCGGTGAAACTCACCGAACGCCCCGCTGAGGTCGACGAGGTTGATTTCGAGAAGCTACGCGAGGTTGGCTACACCGAGGAAGCGATTTGGGACATCGGCGCGGTCACGTCGATGTTCAACCTCTCGAACCGGATGGCGATGTTCGCCGACATGCGCCCGAACGACGATTTTCACTCGCTCGGACGACAACCGCGAGAGGAGTGA
- a CDS encoding heavy-metal-associated domain-containing protein — MTTTLTVEGMSCDGCEQSVVAALESVGGVKSATADHESNTANVEGDADPLDLVVAVNDAGYEAQA, encoded by the coding sequence ATGACGACGACACTCACCGTCGAAGGGATGAGCTGTGATGGGTGCGAGCAGAGCGTCGTAGCGGCGCTCGAAAGCGTCGGGGGCGTCAAGAGCGCAACCGCCGACCACGAATCGAACACCGCGAACGTTGAGGGCGACGCCGACCCGCTGGACCTCGTCGTCGCGGTCAACGACGCGGGCTACGAGGCGCAGGCGTAG
- a CDS encoding AsnC family transcriptional regulator, with the protein MRTLDDTDRQILRLLLDDARRPYSDIADRVGLSAPAVSDRVDRLREIGVIRRFTLDVDRSLLREGTPMLVELDVRPAAVQDVAVALTAVDSVDHVFRTADARVVFRAPIREGDVTAFLDTVVDLDDVRGIDASLVVSDEWTPGLGEAELALSCVECGNTVTSEGESARFDGELYHFCCDSCLSNFDERFDRIQSDV; encoded by the coding sequence ATGCGCACGCTCGACGACACCGACCGGCAGATTCTGCGCCTCCTGCTCGACGACGCCCGGCGGCCGTACAGCGACATCGCCGATCGCGTCGGTCTCTCCGCGCCCGCCGTCTCCGACCGCGTTGACCGACTGCGCGAAATCGGCGTCATCCGTCGATTCACGCTCGACGTGGACCGCTCGCTGCTGCGTGAGGGGACGCCGATGCTCGTCGAACTGGACGTACGGCCCGCCGCCGTACAGGATGTCGCCGTGGCGCTGACGGCGGTCGACAGCGTCGACCACGTCTTCCGGACCGCCGACGCCCGCGTCGTCTTCCGCGCGCCGATACGCGAGGGCGATGTGACGGCGTTTCTTGACACTGTTGTCGACCTTGACGACGTCCGCGGCATCGACGCGAGCCTCGTCGTCTCCGACGAGTGGACGCCCGGACTCGGCGAGGCGGAGCTCGCGCTCTCCTGCGTCGAGTGCGGCAACACCGTCACGAGCGAAGGCGAGTCCGCCCGCTTCGACGGGGAACTGTACCACTTCTGCTGCGACTCCTGCCTATCGAACTTCGACGAGCGGTTCGACCGGATCCAAAGCGACGTGTGA
- a CDS encoding heavy metal translocating P-type ATPase, with product MQRVRIEVRGMSCANCSSTVTSAVEELDGVREVNVNYATDEGTVEYDPERVSLSEVYDAIERSGYDPVGEEVNVGITDMTCSNCVQTVESAVGGLPGVLAVDANYATDEATVRYNPEAVSRSDIYDAIEDAGYSPVREDASDGEESESEGDRRENARKAELRHQRNLTVFGAALAIPLSILMMGHLVGLPVPESILGVEMGWIALLLATPVQYFLGKEFYVNSYKALVKNRTANMDVLIALGSTTAYLYSVVVLFGLLDVGQLYFESAALILVFITLGNYLEARSKGQAGEAIRQLLELEADDAIVVDEVETEDGQTFENEREVPLEDVEKGDVMKVRPGEKVPTDGVVVEGSSAVDESNVTGESVPVEKSPGDEVVGSTINENGLLYVRTTKVGSETALQQIVQMVRDAQSRQPEIQSLADRISAYFVPAVIANAVLWSVVWYLFPETLSGLVTSLPLWGLVGGGPAALSTFEFAVVVFASAVLIACPCALGLATPAATMVGTTIGAKHGILFKGGDVLERVRDVDTVVFDKTGTLTKGEMRLTDAVVVSPTADGAGDADRPTGDDVRADGAGSGTSVGAAVESEVNERLLLEVAAAAEAGSEHPIAEAVVDGAKERGIEISDPAAFQNVAGKGVRARIDRGTAVVGKPDLLREYDVDPEPAADVMADLESDGKTAILVALDGELLGVLAVADEVKGSADEAVSTLRDRSVSVFMLTGDNERTARAVAERVGIDPDNVRAEVLPDEKADEVESIQADGRRVMMVGDGVNDAPALAAAFVGTALGSGTDVAIEAADVTLMRDDPVDVVRAMRVSEGTLSKIKQNLFWALGYNTAMIPLASLGLLQPVLAAAAMAVSSVSVLTNSLLFRRYEPDEEYRLLGFLR from the coding sequence ATGCAACGGGTGCGAATCGAGGTCAGGGGGATGAGCTGCGCGAACTGCTCGTCCACCGTCACGTCGGCCGTCGAGGAACTCGACGGCGTGAGGGAGGTGAACGTCAACTACGCCACCGACGAGGGGACCGTCGAGTACGACCCAGAGCGGGTGAGTCTCTCGGAGGTGTACGACGCCATCGAACGGTCGGGCTACGACCCCGTCGGCGAGGAGGTGAACGTCGGCATCACGGACATGACGTGCTCGAACTGCGTTCAGACCGTCGAGAGCGCCGTCGGCGGCCTGCCCGGCGTTCTCGCCGTTGACGCCAACTACGCCACCGACGAGGCGACGGTCCGGTACAACCCCGAGGCGGTGTCGCGCTCGGATATCTACGACGCCATCGAGGACGCGGGCTACTCGCCGGTGCGCGAGGACGCGAGCGACGGTGAGGAAAGCGAGAGCGAGGGCGACCGGCGTGAGAACGCCAGGAAAGCTGAACTTCGCCACCAACGCAACCTGACGGTGTTCGGCGCGGCGCTGGCGATTCCCCTTTCTATCTTGATGATGGGTCACCTCGTCGGCTTGCCGGTGCCCGAGTCGATTCTCGGCGTCGAGATGGGCTGGATAGCGCTCCTGCTCGCAACGCCCGTCCAGTACTTCCTCGGCAAGGAGTTCTACGTCAACTCCTACAAGGCGCTCGTGAAGAACCGCACGGCGAACATGGACGTGCTCATCGCGCTCGGGTCGACGACGGCCTATCTGTACAGCGTCGTCGTGCTCTTCGGCCTCCTCGACGTAGGCCAACTCTACTTCGAGAGCGCGGCGCTCATCCTCGTGTTCATCACGCTCGGCAACTATCTCGAAGCCCGCTCGAAGGGGCAAGCAGGTGAAGCCATCCGCCAACTACTCGAACTCGAGGCCGACGACGCCATCGTCGTCGACGAGGTAGAGACCGAAGATGGGCAGACGTTCGAGAACGAGCGCGAAGTGCCCCTCGAAGACGTCGAGAAAGGCGACGTGATGAAGGTCCGGCCGGGCGAGAAGGTGCCGACCGACGGCGTCGTCGTCGAGGGCTCAAGCGCCGTCGACGAGTCGAACGTCACCGGCGAGTCCGTCCCCGTCGAGAAGTCGCCGGGCGACGAAGTCGTCGGCTCCACCATCAACGAGAACGGTCTGCTGTACGTCCGCACGACGAAAGTCGGCTCGGAGACGGCGCTGCAACAGATCGTGCAGATGGTGCGCGACGCCCAGAGCCGCCAGCCCGAGATTCAGAGCCTCGCCGACCGCATCAGCGCCTACTTCGTCCCGGCGGTCATCGCTAACGCCGTCCTCTGGAGCGTCGTCTGGTACCTGTTCCCGGAGACGCTCTCGGGCCTCGTCACCTCGCTACCGCTGTGGGGTCTCGTCGGCGGCGGTCCCGCGGCGCTCTCGACGTTCGAGTTCGCCGTCGTCGTCTTCGCGTCGGCAGTGCTCATCGCCTGCCCGTGCGCGCTGGGCCTCGCAACGCCCGCGGCGACGATGGTCGGGACGACCATCGGTGCGAAGCACGGCATCCTGTTCAAGGGCGGCGACGTGCTCGAACGCGTCCGCGACGTCGACACCGTAGTCTTCGACAAGACGGGGACGCTCACGAAGGGTGAGATGCGCCTGACCGACGCCGTCGTCGTCTCGCCGACGGCCGACGGAGCGGGCGACGCGGACAGACCGACGGGTGACGACGTTCGCGCCGACGGCGCGGGTTCGGGCACGAGCGTGGGCGCGGCCGTCGAGTCCGAGGTCAACGAGCGCCTCCTCCTCGAAGTCGCCGCCGCCGCCGAGGCGGGGAGCGAACACCCCATCGCCGAGGCCGTCGTCGACGGCGCGAAGGAGCGAGGTATCGAGATCTCCGACCCCGCCGCGTTCCAGAACGTCGCCGGGAAGGGTGTCCGCGCCCGCATCGACCGCGGTACCGCCGTCGTCGGCAAACCCGACCTGCTGCGCGAGTACGACGTGGACCCCGAACCCGCGGCCGATGTCATGGCCGACCTCGAATCCGACGGAAAGACTGCGATTCTCGTCGCCCTCGACGGTGAGTTGCTCGGCGTCCTCGCCGTCGCCGACGAGGTAAAGGGGTCGGCCGATGAAGCCGTCTCGACGCTCCGCGACCGCAGCGTCTCCGTGTTCATGCTCACCGGCGACAACGAGCGCACCGCCCGTGCCGTCGCCGAGCGCGTCGGCATCGACCCCGACAACGTCCGCGCGGAGGTGCTACCGGACGAGAAGGCCGACGAGGTCGAGTCGATTCAGGCCGACGGCCGTCGCGTGATGATGGTCGGCGACGGCGTCAACGACGCGCCTGCACTCGCGGCCGCGTTCGTCGGCACGGCGCTCGGCAGCGGCACCGACGTGGCCATCGAAGCCGCTGACGTAACGCTGATGCGCGACGACCCGGTGGACGTGGTCCGGGCGATGCGCGTCTCGGAGGGGACGCTCTCGAAGATCAAGCAGAACCTCTTCTGGGCGCTCGGCTACAACACGGCGATGATTCCGCTGGCGTCGCTCGGCCTCCTGCAACCCGTCCTCGCGGCGGCGGCGATGGCCGTCTCCAGCGTCTCCGTGCTGACGAACAGCCTCCTGTTCCGCCGGTACGAACCCGACGAGGAGTATCGGCTGCTCGGGTTCCTGCGCTAA
- a CDS encoding cold-shock protein: protein MATGTVVFFNDTGGYGFIETDDSDEDVFFHMEDIDGPDLEEGQEVEFDIETAEKGPRAVNLERL from the coding sequence ATGGCGACTGGAACGGTTGTGTTCTTCAATGACACCGGCGGCTACGGCTTCATCGAGACTGACGACTCCGACGAGGACGTGTTCTTCCACATGGAAGATATCGACGGCCCTGACCTCGAAGAAGGTCAAGAAGTCGAGTTCGACATCGAAACGGCGGAGAAAGGACCGCGTGCGGTGAACCTCGAACGACTCTGA